One region of Alosa alosa isolate M-15738 ecotype Scorff River chromosome 1, AALO_Geno_1.1, whole genome shotgun sequence genomic DNA includes:
- the cfap99 gene encoding LOW QUALITY PROTEIN: cilia- and flagella-associated protein 99 (The sequence of the model RefSeq protein was modified relative to this genomic sequence to represent the inferred CDS: inserted 1 base in 1 codon) — protein MTNYKELLQEAATLLDTFQPNEQCMETFTENASKSLEKKYDTEDKSFLLDLMSGCIEQKKVLDVVVNTFYDHHGKLVLKADHNRFSVICYIAVFLLEDIGLQRFSKIIKSQDISKMHKFLSFLFSMYNLTTWIQSEWSQIYDAAYVEQNWILPLLRWRPKVDELLDQLRRISSGSVLKKTPANHTRPKEFALTKPKPRPLPVPEPIPTQQTHQPVKPSIFKPPKEQQILEELRQKNRQKAQRVLYEANMQQFKCAKPQKSERTEKVISQIKEAQEAQLKFDAVFTSGTPATHKVNSLPIRLNTTTILREGALYNKQLEEELHRLECVVEGGSEPSGFLRWQQQMRERGEQEQLASLEQRRLQGLISHQEATLXKQRDHLHNLQRRQLKKEETAELMRQYAAKRLQEEEGMRELVQQVADGHKNSKVAKAKLHDFKQSVVREVCEQSRDLLARALEEAQEEMSRKLELIRQIRAIESVPRTQHKLLDDTEMAGHALLCEMSLAELRERLGVLRVAEQRHLEERRRHVQQEKQSREQLLLDQLDNIATCRTAMEEVAARRQAERMCRPSVREQLQEDEKLQALRHTLQEKQQQRHQLTHTLTHTHKLTHTQQTHKHSHTHRLKQWDQRKKALEEQQWEELEKSLQMTVQQGAPNTR, from the exons ATGACAAACTACAAAGAGCTTTTGCAGGAGGCCGCTACACTACTCGACACATTTCAGCCGAACGAGCAGTGCATGGAGACTTTCACAGAGAATGCTTCAAAAAGTCTCGAG AAAAAGTATGATACTGAGGATAAGAgttttcttctggatttgatGTCTGGATGCATAGAGCAAAAGAAGGTTCTTGATGTTGTGGTTAATACTTTCTATGATCATCATGGGAAGCTTGTGCTGAAAGCTGACCATAATAGGTTTTCTG TTATATGCTACATCGCCGTCTTCCTTCTTGAAGATATTGGGTTGCAGCGTTTCAGTAAGATCATTAAGTCACAAGACATCTCGAAGATGCACAAA TTCCTGAGTTTCCTCTTCAGCATGTACAACCTCACCACCTGGATCCAGAGCGAGTGGAGTCAGATCTACGACGCTGCCTACGTTGAGCAGAACTGGATCCTCCCTTTGCTCAG GTGGCGCCCTAAGGTGGACGAGCTGCTGGACCAGTTACGCAGGATATCCAGCGGCAGCGTGCTGAAGAAAACGCCGGCCAATCACACACGGCCAAAGGAGTTTGCCCTGACTAAGCCCAAACCCCGCCCACTTCCGGTCCCTGAGCCAATCCCAACACAGCAGACACATCAGCCA GTGAAGCCCAGCATCTTTAAACCGCCCAAAGAGCAGCAGATTCTAGAGGAGCTCCGCCAAAAGAACCGGCAGAaagctcag cGAGTCCTGTATGAGGCCAACATGCAGCAGTTCAAGTGTGCCAAGCCCCAGAAGTCTGAGAGAACTGAG aaaGTGATATCTCAGATCAAAGAGGCGCAGGAGGCGCAACTGAAATTTGATGCCGTTTTCACTTCTGGAACTCCAGCTACCCACAAG GTGAACAGCCTGCCCATCAGACTGAACACTACCACTATCCTACGAGAGGGGGCGCTCTACAACaagcagctggaggaggagcttcacag gctggaGTGTGTGGTGGAGGGTGGGAGTGAGCCCTCAGGGTTCCTGCGCTGGCAGCAGCAGATGCGTGAGCGTGGCGAGCAGGAGCAGCTGGCCTCTCTGGAGCAGCGCCGTCTGCAGGGACTCATCAGCCACCAGGAGGCGACAC CTAAGCAGCGCGATCACCTGCATAACCTGCAGAGGCGCCAGCTCaagaaggaggag acgGCGGAGCTGATGCGTCAGTACGCTGCTAAGCgactgcaggaggaggaggggatgaGGGAGCTGGTGCAGCAAGTAGCCGACGGACACAAGAACTCCAAAGTGGCCAAAGCCAAGCTGCACGACTTCAAACAGAGCGTcg tgCGGGAGGTGTGTGAGCAGAGCCGTGATTTGCTGGCACGCGCTCTCGAGGAAGCGCAAGAGGAGATGAGCAGGAAGTTGGAGCTCATTCGTCAGATCCGCGCCATCGAGTCCGTCCCCCGCACCCAGCACAAGCTCCTGGACGACACCGAG ATGGCAGGCCACGCCTTGCTGTGTGAGATGTCTCTGGCCGAGCTGCGCGAGCGTCTGGGTGTGCTGCGCGTTGCTGAGCAGCGCCACCTGGAGGAGCGGAGGAGGCACGTCCAGCAGGagaagcagagcagagagcagcTGCTGCTGGACCAGCTGGACAACATCGCCACCTGCAGGACAGCCATGGAAGAGGTCGCAGCacgcag ACAGGCCGAGCGCATGTGTCGCCCTTCTGTGCGAGAGCAGCTTCAGGAGGATGAGAAGCTACAGGCCCTGAGACACACCCTGCAGGAGAAACAGCAGCAGAGgcaccagctcacacacacactcacacacacacacaaactcacacacacacagcaaacacacaagcactcacacacacaccgtctgaAGCAGTGGGACCAGAGGAAG AAGGCTCTAGAGGAGCAGCAGTGGGAGGAGCTTGAGAAGAGCTTGCAGATGACCGTACAGCAGGGGGCGCCAAACACCAGATGA